The Magnolia sinica isolate HGM2019 chromosome 10, MsV1, whole genome shotgun sequence genome includes a window with the following:
- the LOC131257558 gene encoding alpha-mannosidase-like yields the protein MDVMMHQDLLGFNSPYFARIDYQDRAKPKVDKSLEVIWRGSKTFGSSSQIFTSAFPVHYSPPNGFHFEVNDESSPIQDDPRLYDYNVEQCINDFIDAARTQENVTRTNHIMWTMGDDL from the exons ATGGATGTCATGATGCATCAGGATCTG CTTGGTTTCAATTCTCCATACTTTGCAAGGATTGATTACCAGGACAGGGCAAAGCCTAAGGTGGATAAATCACTTGAAGTTATATGGCGTGGGTCAAAGACTTTTGGTTCTTCTTCTCAG ATTTTCACAAGTGCCTTTCCTGTTCATTATAGTCCTCCAAATGGTTTCCATTTTGAAGTCAATGATGAATCTTCACCTATACAG GATGATCCTCGTCTATATGACTACAATGTTGAACAATGCATAAATGATTTCATTGATGCGGCTAGGACTCAA GAAAATGTGACACGTACAAATCACATCATGTGGACAATGGGTGATGATCTTTAG